One segment of Antennarius striatus isolate MH-2024 chromosome 5, ASM4005453v1, whole genome shotgun sequence DNA contains the following:
- the apcdd1l gene encoding protein APCDD1-like, whose protein sequence is MKCEEAGNMSYRHFSHLLRGVRLLWLWQAVFVAGAGSKQWEVPFASSSNLSESLQWDRDCQYPPQQDRVRITADVPPRLDGTWVSTRCEVRPGPEFLTRFYTFHPSRHFQALQHFYADSVCGEPAYSLVIRGRVRLRQASWMTRGATEADHHLNKVAIVVHSLAAKQRLSSRLPESCSGVTLGRLVLGKPHELYNTRAGRGCLAAMGFSLMEMGLIRVETRHHIHGGKVQELFLGDIHTDWTQRGRYRPTGYQQPLQSAMHHIHPCPVCALVYRSSEQRPPVLPSGPAAPLSLAGRWVSQRCETRPNVLFLTRDFTFHPDQQAWEGVYRHYLDPACSQPTFTLRALGHYAQGNPSTKVSGATEFVFKVTEVRVTAEDKSTAKLLNATRPGKCGRTGGWEVGAEQDLTSTDGCTFLGIKLPHKEYELFKVELDHRKHLLLFTGNRPTDGSSPDRPQRRPTSFQAPMVLCSGEETQPLQRRGSGFHSNQVQLAASGTERLAHLVLLVLGSALCSWVRVF, encoded by the exons atgaagtgTGAGGAAGCAGGAAACATGTCGTACAGACATTTCAGTCACCTGCTGAGGGGAGTCAGGCTGCTGTGGCTGTGGCAAG CGGTGTTTGTCGCTGGAGCTGGCAGtaaacagtgggaggtgccgtTCGCCTCCTCCTCGAACCTCAGCGAGAGCCTGCAGTGGGACCGGGACTGTCAGTACCCACCCCAACAGGACAGAGTGAGAATCACAGCAGACGTTCCCCCAAGACTGGACGGCACCTGGGTGTCGACGAG atgtgaaGTTCGGCCCGGCCCAGAGTTCCTCACCCGCTTCTACACTTTTCACCCCAGCCGTCACTTCCAGGCCCTCCAACACTTCTACGCCGACAGCGTCTGTGGAGAACCAGCCTACTCGCTGGTCATCAGGGGGAGGGTCCGGCTGCGACAGGCGTCCTGGATGACCCGTGGAGCTACTGAAGCTGATCATCACCTCAACAAGGTGGCCATCGTGGTCCACAGCCTGGCAGCGAAGCAGAGGCTGTCCTCCAggctgcctgagagctgctCGGGGGTAACCCTGGGTCGACTGGTGTTGGGGAAGCCTCATGAGCTCTATAACACCAGGGCAGGGAGGGGGTGCTTGGCAGCGATGGGCTTCTCCCTGATGGAGATGGGACTGATACGGGTGGAGACACGGCACCACATCCATGGAGGGAAGGTCCAGGAGCTGTTCTTGGGGGACATTCACACCGACTGGACACAGAGGGGTCGCTACAGGCCTACAGGATACCAGCAGCCGCTGCAAAGCGCCATG catcacatccaCCCCTGCCCCGTGTGCGCCCTGGTGTACCGCTCCTCTGAGCAGCGCCCCCCAGTGTTACCCAGCGGCCCTGCAGCTCCTCTGTCTCTGGCCGGTCGCTGGGTCAGCCAGCGCTGTGAAACCCGTCCTAacgtcctcttcctcaccagaGACTTCACCTTCCATCCCGACCAGCAGGCGTGGGAGGGTGTCTACCGGCACTACTTGGACCCCGCCTGTTCTCAGCCCACTTTCACTCTGAGAGCCTTGGGCCACTACGCTCAGGGAAACCCTTCCACCAAGGTCTCAGGAGCCACCGAGTTCGTCTTTAAGGTCACAGAAGTGAGAGTCACAGCAGAGGACAAGTCCACGGCAAAGCTGCTGAATGCAACCAGGCCTGGGAAGTGTGGTCGTACTGGAGGTTGGGAGGTGGGGGCGGAACAGGACTTGACCTCCACGGACGGGTGCACCTTCCTGGGCATCAAGCTGCCACATAAGGAGTATGAGCTGTTCAAGGTTGAGCTGGACCACAGGAAACACCTGCTGCTGTTCACCGGCAACAGGCCGACTGATGGGTCCAGTCCAGACCGACCACAGAGGAGACCCACTTCCTTTCAGGCTCCCATGGTGCTTTGCAGTGGAGAGGAGACACAGCCGCTGCAGCGCCGTGGCTCAGGTTTTCACAGCAATCAAGTTCAGTTAGCAGCCAGTGGGACAGAGAGACTGGCTCATCTGGTTTTACTGGTGCTGGGGTCTGCGCTCTGCAGCTGGGTCCGTGTTTTTTAA